ACAGGCGCCTccgaaatgtcttccttctcccTGAACTGCGGCTACCATTGCTGACAAAGTCTTTGACCACATAGCATCCAGCCCCTgtgcctctgctctcactccccctcctccaataTAGAATGAGGATAGAGTTCCTCTGaccctcactttccaccccacctACGTCTGCTTCCAACAAATCATTCGTCATAACGTCCACCTTCGGATTCCACCACCACAAGTATCttcccctttccttcccttttgACATTTTGCAGGAACCGTTTCCTTCATGATTCCCTagtccactcttctgttcccaccaaccacccccctcctTACAGCACCTACCCTTGCAACTGCCGGTGATGCAGCACATacattcaccccttcccttcacatcCTGGGACACAAAcagtttttccaggtgaagcaaccattcacttgcacttcttccaatcgagtctactgcattcggtgctcattGGGAGACTGTAAATGGAATCTGGaggcaactgctggaggaaatcagcaggtcgaatagcatctgtcgggggggggggggggggaggaattatcgacgttttgggttgaaaccctgcatcagtcctgagcAGGAttttgatccgaaacgttgacaattcctttctccctacagatgctgcttacaAGGTGataggcatagatcaagtggacagtcagagactttttcccagggcaacaatggctaacatgaggggacatcattttaaggcgattggaggaaggtatagggggatgtcaggggttagtttttgttttacatagagagtggtgggtgcgtggaatgcactgccagcagaggttgtgggggcagatacattagggacatttaagagactcttagatagacacatgtatgatagaaaaatagggggctatgtgggagggaagggttagatagatcttagagcaggataaaatgtcggcacaacattgagggccgaagggccagtactgtgctgtagtgttctatgttaatccgctgagttcctccagcggattgtttgctgAACTTGATTTCTCCGTCTGGACCAGTAGCCCATCTacgatattggctcagcttgtttttattttaaccgTGTTTTTTTGGGGGGAGTGGAGAACATAcctagcctgacctgccgggcatgtcttccttctctgcatttcccagctcctacattcttttgtccgcGTTCttgctctctaactgctcccattcacagcGTTGACCAGATAACCCTGTTGAAAGCCTAGCCCTATGATCGTCCTGGATGTGGCCTATCAGtccatctcccttcccccaccttccctgcggCAGAACGAGTCTGAGGAGACGTCTTCCACccgaacattaactgtttctcttcctacagacgTGGCCTGAACTGtcgagtatgtccagcattttctgtttttgttctagatttccagcattctgtttcgaTTCCTAAAATAAAGTTGCCCTGCAGAACAGAAAGTTTCAAAGCCTCTGTATAAGCTACAAGAGGGTGCCAGTCGCTAAACCTTCACTTTCATTTTGCAAAGAAATTCCACTTTGAACCTCCATTCCATAAGTTTAAGAACCCACCCCGGACTACAGTGCCTGTAGCCAGAGCGTTGGAGACGAGCaaccttttggatgaaatgttaaacagagAAGACTGTCTTCTCGCGTTTATGTGAAAAAATCTCACAATCATATTTTAAGAACGGAGGGGAGGGAGGCTTGTCCAATTCCCCGcgtcaaccaacatcaccaagcCTGATTATCTGGCGACCGTTCACATAAGCCTTTTGCTACAATCCAATGGTTCTGCCTTTCAAAAATCGCTTTTAAATGCAACGTCGTAATTTTCCCTCTGTCCTCTTACCTTCTGCTCCAGGCATTGTTTCAGCTCGGCGACCTTTTTCTCCAAATCGGCGCTGGTTTTGAGCAATTTAGCGTCGGTGTCACTGATGTAGTGTTTCTTGTCGTCCAGAGACAGGCTCAGCTCATCGACCCGTTTCTGCAGCACGTTCTTCGCATTCATAAGCTTTCCTCTCTCGTCCCTCATTTGCTGGCTCTCCAGCTTGAGCAGAGCGTTCTCTGACATCACGGTCCACAGGTACAGTCCCACGACCGCCAGTAGGACCACCAGCCCTACCACTAAAAAAACAGAGTTCttgcctcccttctctctctctctctctctctctcttctctctctctctctctcgatgcTCACCCTGGGCAAGGCAGACTGAAACGACCCACACCGCCGGTACAGCTCGATCTACTTCCTTTTAAAGGTTGCACAATCAATAACTAACCTGTCAGGCAATTACGCCCCTGCCCAACCCGTTGGCAGTGCTGAATACATCTACATTAGGAAGCTGTCCCTGAGGGTTTGGGTGTGGCTTGCCTAAAGATTTTTGTTTGGATGCTGTTTTTTATGCTGTTTTATGCATTATTATTTATGCTGTTTGTTTCCTGTACCTTTTGCTCGGTTAGTCCTCTGACGTCTTGAATAGGATGGTGGTCAGGGATCAGAAATTAGGTTCGAAATTAGTGCCACAGCTacagttgcagaaggagggagggattcaACCTGTTAAGTTTGTAGGATGGACTAACAAATCAGGAGAAGGGCATGTAGAGTCTGTTTTGCCATTTTAAAAGATAATGGCTAGTTTGATTGTAACCTGTCTATCCGTGGTGACCTTAACTTCACATCCTTGTCTATCCATAGCGACCTTAGCACATCCATACCTATCTGTAGTGATCTTTCACCCCTTGCTCTAGAATCTATTGATCTTTTTCTATTTCAGTTATCATACTTAGGctcaaggatgttacctggactggagggtttgagttagaaggagagactggataggctgggactgttttcccctggagcgtgggaggctgaggggttgaccttagtgaggtttataaaatcatgaggggcataaataaggtgagtgctcagtctttttccccagggtaggggtgcctaaaactagagggcaaaggtttaatgtgagatgggaaagatttaaaagggatctgaggggcaactttttccatgcagagggtgatgaatatatggaacgagctgccagaggaagtggttgatgtgggtacaattgcaatgtttaaaagacattcggacaggtacatggataggaaaggtttagagggatatggggcaaacgcaggcaaatgtgactagctcaagtagacaacggtcggcatggatgagttgggacgaagggcctgtttccatgctcaatgAATCTATGGCCTTAAAAATATCAAATGACTCTGTTTTCACTGCTCTTTAAGAAAGAGAGTTCCATAAACTGATGAACCCTGGgagagtaaaaaaaatcttaaatggcAACTCCCTATGTTTAAACCGTGCAGTTCTATGCAAAAGTAATCAAAAAAGCAAATGTTTGCAGATGAAATATTtgagataaaaagagaaaatgcaggaaatattcagcatctgtggagagaaaagcagagctaaCATTAATCctgtgtctttctccacagatgttgcacgATCTATTTAAGAGAATCCAGCCAGTCCTACACCCCTTCCTTACCCAGAGacctgaaaattctttccttcATATACCATCCACTTTTGAAAGCTGCAGTTTAATCTCGCTACACTGCTATCTCCGTGAGTGCATTCCAGTTGCTGTGTAATAAAAAACTTCATCATGCAACTTTCggttcttttgccattcaccATTTTATGCTCCTCTATTCTTGACCCCTCCAAAAATGGGGAAATCTCTTCTAACagtctgttataagactaatgaacagttccctaatatgataagatggactcttgacctcatgactacctcattatggccttgcgccttattgtctgcctgcactgtactttctctgtaactgtaacactctattctgcattctgttattgttttcccttgtactacctcaatgcattgatgtgatgaaatgatctgtatggatggcatgcaagaccaagttcttcactgttcatctgggacatgccctcttctccttactaccatcggggaggaggtacaggagcctgaagatccacactgaaCGATTTaggagaatattgtgttcagttctggtcaccgatctcattataggaaggatgtggaagctttagaaagggcgcagaggagatttaccaggatgctgcctggattggagagcatgtcttatgagtataggttgagtgagctaaggctttcctctttggaacGGAGTatgatgagaggtgatctgacagaggtgtacaagatgataagaggcatagatcgagtggacagccagagatttttcccagggtggaaatggctaacacaagggggcataattttaagggtgattggaggaaagtacagggggaagatatcaaaggtaagtttttttacacagagagtggtaggtgcgtggaacacactgctaggggtgctggtggaggcagatacgttaggggcatttaagggacccttagataggcacatggatgatagaaaaaatggaagggtatgtgggagggaaatggttagattgatcttagggtaggctaaaaggttggcacaacatcataggccgaaggacttgtactgtgctgtagtaattCTTTCTAATTCTATgttaacagcttcttcccctccaccttcagagttctgaatggtccatgaacacttcctcgttattcctttccttttgcactatttatttattttgtaatttatagtaatttcatgtcttgcactgcactgtttgccagaaaacaacgaatttcacaccatatagtcagtgataataaacatgattctgatgtGACAATACTTGGTCAAAAGTGGTAAGTTTCAAGGAATGTGTCAAAGTATAAGAGATAAgtgaacacacaaaaaaattaccATTATTGGACATTTCTCCAACtactaaaatgtaatttttactttattgtatattttaaaaaatcaacaaagtaccaactgtttttattttcttgtggTTCTCTGCAAACAGCCGCAGGGATCACATTGGTCCGGCAGAGGGTAGCAGATTCTACAAGGCATCATCAGGATGGAAACTGGAAAGAAAGTCACTAAAAGCTGAACAAGTCAGTGATTCTAAGTAATGCTTGGGAGAGTTCTCTGAACAAGGGGACAGGAGTGCTTGGTGTGGGGCAGGAGAAGCACAAAAAACCCAGAATGGAAGAAGTCAAAGAATTACATATGTTggaattgaaataaaacagaagctgTTAAAGACAGGCTGATAAGGTGTCTTCGACCTGACTCTTGTTTCCctttccagaggtgctgcctgatctgctgagtgtttcatgcACTTCTCTAAATCGGAGGAATGCAGATTGCAAATATGTGACTCCATTCCAGAGCTCTGCAGACCGTTAAAGCACTGTGGCGACGGCGGCTGCTAAtaaaagtctttctttctttcttttgaatattCTATTTTCACACAGCTAAGTGACCCAAGGTCCACGTGTCGGACACGAGTCAGTTTGGAGTGAAAAAGGGGAGCCTTATTAATTACCGAGAAGGCAGTTGTACTGGGCATGATACGAGTCAGTAATACTGCGGGAGACTGATATTGGCAGGTCAGTGAAAAGGAAAATTAGAGAGCAGGGGAAGAGATAAGCTGGCGAATTGGGGATAAAAGGAGTATGGGTTAGAATGAGGAGGGTGATAGAGAGCAAGGAAAAAGACAAGGGAATGAGAGCTTATTGAAAGAGACAatgaaggaaagagaggaaatgaaagaaaacaggGGTAGTGCCTTTGAATATAAA
The sequence above is drawn from the Pristis pectinata isolate sPriPec2 chromosome 40, sPriPec2.1.pri, whole genome shotgun sequence genome and encodes:
- the LOC127587373 gene encoding chromatin assembly factor 1 subunit A-like; protein product: MSENALLKLESQQMRDERGKLMNAKNVLQKRVDELSLSLDDKKHYISDTDAKLLKTSADLEKKVAELKQCLEQKKQISDNAEKQKNELKAKEDQQKRLEEEKKKIEATLEEFKKLCTRTDISELLKKLCSEKSVKVAL